A region from the Triplophysa rosa linkage group LG4, Trosa_1v2, whole genome shotgun sequence genome encodes:
- the LOC130552815 gene encoding uncharacterized protein LOC130552815 — protein sequence MSHDGCGVNGSGPGRASGCPRSGWRVPDTSEYWGGTYRALVDSGCNQTSIHQSLIRSVAWDKGRAVKVRCVHGDVVQYPLMSLPIKFKGKKHRVEVAVNPHLRHPLILGTNWPAFPELLRVLCTDVAWGKGNRGRRGLVQAGSAEPGSQGSDSGGGESGIERLILSDRDDFPLEQAQDETLKRAFEHVSSIDGQPVQPARPLAYPYFALRNNRLYRVAQDAQTKEDITQLLVPKSRREMLFQAAHCNPMAGHLGQTNTLNRLMARFFWPGIHDNVRRWCASCRECQLVNPPATPKAPLRPLPLMQVPFERIGMDLIGPLERSARGHRFALVIVDYATRYPEAVALRNISAKCVAEALFRIISRVGIPREVLTDQGTAFMSRTLRELYELLGIKSIRTSVFHPQTDGLVERFNRTLKTMIRKFVHEDAKNWDKWLEPLLFAVREVPQASTGFSPFELLYGRQPRGVLDVLKETWEDGPSTSKNEIQYVMDLRTKLHTLGRLSMENLLQAQDKQSRGYNRGTNLRKFTPGEKVLVLLPTSSSKLLAKWQGPFEVTRQVGDLDYEVVRTDRRGARQIYHLNLLKKWSEEESVMLATVVTGEDDLGPEANVKHQSLALAPGGDHLSPSQLTDVARLQAEFADVFSPLPGRTNLIQHHIETEPGIVVRSRPYRLPEHKKKVVQGELDAMLKLGVIEESNSDWASPIVLVPKTDGSIRFCVDYRKVNAVSKFDAYPMPRIDELLDRLGTARFFSTLDLTKGYWQIPLSPVSKEKTAFTTPFGLHQFVTLPFGLFGAPATFQRLMDRILRPHATYAAAYLDDIIIYSNDWQRHMEHLRAVLGTLRETGLTANPKKCAVGRVEVRYLGFHLGHGQVRPQINKTAAVATCPRPKTKKEVRQFLGLAGYYRRFVPNYSELASPLTDLTKKEAPDPVQWTERCQQAFTQVKAALCGGPLLHSPNFSLPFFLQTDASDRGLGAVLSQEMGGEERPVLYISRKLSKREAKYSTIEKECLAIRWAVLTLRYYLLGREFTLWSDHAPLQWLHRMKDTNTRITRWYLALQPFKFKVIHRPGAQMAVADFLSRRRGRGEAAGRRAPRPESGGGGMWQGGCDLARSAAGEKAERRVVSKWGAKCK from the coding sequence ATGTCCCATGATGGATGTGGGGTTAATGGTTCGGGTCCCGGACGCGCCTCAGGCTGCCCCCGGTCAGGCTGGCGAGTACCAGATACCAGTGAGTATTGGGGGGGTACCTATCGGGCTCTGGTGGATTCCGGTTGCAACCAGACCTcgatccaccaaagcctgattCGATCCGTGGCATGGGATAAAGGCCGCGCGGTTAAGGTACGGTGTGTGCACGGGGATGTGGTTCAATATCCCCTCATGTCGCTGCcaataaaatttaaagggaaaaaGCATAGAGTTGAGGTGGCCGTTAATCCGCACCTCCGACATCCGTTAATTCTAGGGACGAATTGGCCTGCTTTTCCAGAATTATTAAGGGTTTTATGCACGGATGTTGCTTGGGGAAAGGGAAACCGGGGAAGGCGAGGGCTCGTGCAGGCGGGCAGTGCAGAACCCGGCTCGCAGGGGTCTGACTCCGGGGGAGGAGAAAGCGGGATCGAGAGGCTGATCCTCTCGGACcgcgatgactttcccctggAGCAGGCCCAGGACGAGACCTTAAAACGGGCTTTTGAGCATGTCTCGTCCATTGACGGGCAGCCGGTGCAGCCTGCCCGACCTCTCGCCTACCCCTATTTTGCACTTCGGAACAATCGGTTATATCGAGTGGCCCAAGACGCTCAGACCAAAGAGGATATAACCCAATTATTAGTTCCAAAGAgccgccgggaaatgctttttcagGCGGCTCATTGTAATCCAATGGCAGGACATCTGGGGCAAACTAACACATTAAATCGTCTCATGGCCCGgtttttttggccgggcattcacgacaatgtgcgcaggtggtgcgcgtcttgccgTGAATGTCAGTTGGTGAATCCACCGGCCACaccaaaagcgccattgcgccctcttccgttgatgcaggtccccttcgaacgAATTgggatggacctcatcgggccattagaacGATCAGCACGGGGACATCGGTTTGCTTTAGTCATAGTGGACtatgcaacccgatatcccgaGGCAGTAGCCTTGCGCAACATTTCGGCAAAGTGTGTTGCGGAGGCTCTGTTTCGTATCATCTCccgggtggggatcccccgcgaggtcctcacggatcaaggcacggcgttcatgtcacgcacACTGCGCGAGCTATACGAgttattgggcattaaatcgatccggaccagcgtctttcacccaCAAACAGACGGCCTGGTGGAGCGGTTTAATCGCACATTAAagaccatgattcgtaagttcgtacacgaggacgccaaaaattgggataagtgGTTGGAACCCCTATTGTTCGCGGTACGGgaggtcccgcaagcctccacAGGGTTTTCCCCGTTTGAGCTTCTTTACGGGCGGCAACCTCGAGGGGTGCTGGACGTATTGAAGGAAACCTGGGAGGACGGGCCGTCCACgagcaaaaatgaaattcagtatgtcatggacctgagaacaaaactccatacactggggcggctatctatggagaatttgttacaggcccaggacaagCAGAGCCGCGGGTATAATAGGGGAACCAACTTGCGAAAATTCACTCCGGGAGAGAAGGTACTTGTATTACTCCCTACTTCCAGTTCAAAATTACTtgcaaagtggcaaggaccctttgagGTTACACGGCAGGTAGGGGATCTCGATTATGAGGTCGTACGAACAGACAGGCGGGGAGCACGgcaaatttaccacctcaacctccttaaaaaatggagtGAGGAGGAGTCCGTGATGTTGGCGACGGTGGTAACGGGAGAGGATGATCTCGGGCCGGAGGCGAATGTTAAACATCAATCCCTCGCCCTGGCCCCGgggggagatcacctctcaccctcgcaGCTCACGGATGTGGCCCGCCTGCAGGCGGAATTTGCGGATGTGTTCTCCCCCCTGCCTGGTCGCACGAACCTTATTCAGCACCACATTGAGACCGAGCCGGGGATAGTGGTACGAAGTAGACCCTACCGGTTACCTGAACACAAGAAAAAGGTGGTTCAGGGGGAATTAGACGCGATGTTGAagttgggggtaatagaagagtctaacagtgactgggcgagcccgatagttttagtCCCTAAAACGGACGGCTCGATACGGTTCTGTGTAGACTATCGCAAGGTGAATGCCGTGTCGAAATTTGACGCGTATCCCATGCCAAGGATTGACGAGTTGTTAGATCGGCTAGGCACCGCTCGTTTTTTTTCGACACTGGATTTGACGAAGGgatactggcagatccccctttCCCCAGTGTCTAAAGAGAAGACAGCCTttaccacgccgttcggattgCACCAATTTGTCACCCTTCCGTTCGGCTTGTTCGGAGCTCCGGCCACcttccagcgcctcatggaccgcaTCCTCCGGCCACATGCAACATATGCGGCTGCCTATCTGGATGATATTATCATCTACAGCAAtgattggcagcggcatatggagcaCCTGAGGGCGGTCCTGGGGACGCTGAGGGAGACCGGgctcacggccaacccgaagaagtgtgcggttgggcgggtggaggtcaggtatctgggcttccacttgggtcatgggcaggtgcgtccccaaattaacAAGACGGCAGCGGTTGCGACCTGCCCgaggcctaagaccaaaaaggaggtgagacagtttctggggctggcgggatattacaggaGGTTTGTGCCCAATTATTCGGAGCttgccagcccgctgactgatctcactaaaaaggaggcaccagatccggtccagtggacggagcggtgccagcaggcttttacccaagttaaggctgccctgtgcggcgggccgctcttacactcgcctaatttttctcttcctttttttctgcagaccgacgcgtcggacagagggctgggagctgtcctgtcccaggagatgGGGGGAGAGGAGCGGCCGGTGCTGTATATTAGCCGCAAGCTCTCAAAGAGGGAGGCTAAGTACAGCACCATCGAGAAAGAGTGTCTGGCGATCCGGTGGGCCGTTCTCACCCTCCGGTATTATCTCCTGGggcgggaattcaccctctggtCGGATCACGCgcccctccaatggctccaccgcatgaaagataccaacacgcggatcacccgttggtatctggctTTACAGCCATTTAAATTTAAGGTGATCCACAGGCCGGGggcacagatggctgtggccgacttcctctccaggcgaagggggaggggggaggctgcaggccggagggctccccggcctgagtcgggcggtgggggtatgtggcaaggggggtgtgatttagcaaggtctgcagcgggagagaaggctgagagaagagtggtgagtaaatggggtgcgaagtgcaaatga